ACGAAATGAAACAGGCCGAACCCTGCCCATACAGAATCCGACCTGCTTTATCCGCCTGACGATAAACTTATCCGAAACTCGGAGTCGGTTTGGTTTTTCAGACGGCTCCGATCGATAATGGTTTATTTTCCGGCTTTATCGGCTTTCAACAAAATCGCATACAGCTGGTCTTTCAGATGCAGCTTCTGCTTTTTCAACTCTTCGATTTCCTGCAAACCTTCGGTAACGGGGTTGTTGGTCAGACCGGTGATTTTGTCGTCCAGCGCGTTATGCTCGTCAAACAAGCGGGCGAAGTGGGCATCTTCTTGTTTTAATTTAGAAATCAAATCGCGATATTCCGGGAACATTTCGTTTTCCTCTTAACATACCAATTAAAAAAACAAGCAATTTCTTGCTTACCTGAGTTCCATTACATTCTATAACAAAGCAGCCTTGCTAATCCAGCCCATTCTCCGATTGCACCCCGCCCTGCCGCAACCCCGCCATAGTAGATTTTCCCGGCAGCCGCGCATACAATCCCCCACTCCCCCACACAGGAAACCGCCATGAATCCTACCGTTGACACCCTGCTCGGGCACCGCACCTGCCGCCGTTTCAAAGCCGGCCTCACCATGCCGTCCGAACACCTGCAAACCATCATCGACTGCGCCCGCCGGGCCCCTTCGTGGATGAACGGCCAACACTACACCATCATCAACATCACCGCGCCCGAATTGCGCGCGCAGATTACCGCCCTGCAACCGGCCAACCCGCAAATCGGCACATGCAGCACCTATCTGGTTTTTGTGGCCGACCTGCACCGTGCCGGTTTGTGCAGCCGCGCCTATCACGGCACGTTCAGTGCCGCCGGCGATCCCGACAGCCTGATAACCGCCGTTACCGACACCGCGCTGGCCGCCCAAAACGCCGCAACGGCCGCCGAAAGCCTGGGCTACGCCACCTGCTACACCGGCGGCATCCGCAGCACCGCCGCCGAGCTGGTTGCATTATTGGGGCTGCCCCCGCACACCTTTCCCGTTTTCGGACTCTGCATCGGCACACCCGACACCGAAATGCCGCTCAAACCGCGCCTGCCCGAAAACACCGTTTACGCCGAAAACCGCTATCCCGAAGAGCAAACCCTTTCAGACGGCCTCGAGCAATACGAGCGCACCATGACCGCTTTCGGCGAAGCGCGCGAAAAATTTCCCTACCGCGAAAAATTCGCCCGCCATTACAGCAGCAGCTATGCCCCCGAAAACCTTTTCCTGCTGAAAAAGCTAGGCTGGCTGACCCAAACCGCACCGGGCAGATAATGCCCCTGCCTCAGAATCACAAACACCATGCCAAACCCACGGCGGCGGGCAGATACTTTCAGACGGCCTGAGATCTTTACTACATTCATTCAGGCCGTCTGAAAGTATCTGCTATCGTCATCAGCTTCGCCGGTCCGCTGCGCTCCCTCCGCACAATTCAAAACTATATCGCGTGCCACATCCCAACGCCGCCCGTACCGGAGCGGAAACCCTAATATTGCCGCAAACCCGCCGGCCCTGCTGCCGCATTGCTGCACCTTGGCTCAAGACGGCGGTTGTGTCAGCCGCCAAAGCAGCAACAGAACCAGTTCCGCATTATCCCTATGTTTGCGGCTTGCTGCTTTTCACCGAAAATGAACGCACCCACCATCAATAGCGGGTTGGCTGCCGCAGCCGGCAGCTACCGGATGGCAACAACCGGTAAAATCCGCCCGGATTACCGCCCGTACCGAAATAACAGCGGTTGAACATTTCAGACGGCCTGAACGGTAATGGCGGTGATTGAGTGTTTCAGACGGCCTAAACGGGAATAACAGCGGTTAAACATTTCAGACGGCTTGAACGGATTGTAAAGGCAACCACCTTGCGCCTCCTTCGATTATTTCTTCAACACCGCCCGCTTCACCACCACCCACCAATCTTTTGCCTCCAGCACGGGGCGGTGGTTGAACACATCGTAGCGGCCGGCTTCGAGCTTGTGCAGAATCTGCTGCGCGCCCAAAACAATCATGCGCAACTCCAACCCCATGCGGCCTTTGAGCGTTTGGGCCAGAGGCGAGCCGGCTTTGAGCATTTTATGGGCGCGCCCGCATTCATAGGCCATCAGCCGCTGAAAAGCAGAATCTGCCCTGCCCTCGGCAATCTGCGCCTCGCTCACACCGAATTTCTGCAAATCGCTCTGCGGGATATACACGCGCCCTTTCTGCCAATCTACGGCCACATCCTGCCAAAAATTAATCAATTGCAACGCGGTGCAGATGCCGTCACTCTGCGCAAGGCTCAAGGCATCGTGTTCGCCGTAGAGATGCAGCATGATGCGCCCCACCGGGTTGGCCGAACGGCGGCAATAATCTACCAGCCCGCCGAAATGCTGGTAACGCTTTTGCTGCACATCCTGCCCGAATGCGCAAAGCAGGTCGTAAAACGGCTGCAGGGGCAGGCCGAACGGTTGCAGCGCTTCGGCCTGCAAACGCTGCATCAGTTTGGTTTGCGGCACTTCACCCCGGGCTATTCTATCGAGCTCTCCGCGCAAACCGGCCAAGGCCTGCAAGCGTTCCGCATCAGTTGCGGCGCCCTCATCGGCAATATCATCGGCGGTGCGGGCAAAGGCGTAAACGGCGTGGGTGGGCTTGCGCAAACGGCGCGGCAGCACTATCGAG
This genomic interval from Neisseria musculi contains the following:
- the hpnC gene encoding squalene synthase HpnC, with amino-acid sequence MSVNHYENFPVGSIVLPRRLRKPTHAVYAFARTADDIADEGAATDAERLQALAGLRGELDRIARGEVPQTKLMQRLQAEALQPFGLPLQPFYDLLCAFGQDVQQKRYQHFGGLVDYCRRSANPVGRIMLHLYGEHDALSLAQSDGICTALQLINFWQDVAVDWQKGRVYIPQSDLQKFGVSEAQIAEGRADSAFQRLMAYECGRAHKMLKAGSPLAQTLKGRMGLELRMIVLGAQQILHKLEAGRYDVFNHRPVLEAKDWWVVVKRAVLKK
- a CDS encoding nitroreductase family protein, whose protein sequence is MNPTVDTLLGHRTCRRFKAGLTMPSEHLQTIIDCARRAPSWMNGQHYTIINITAPELRAQITALQPANPQIGTCSTYLVFVADLHRAGLCSRAYHGTFSAAGDPDSLITAVTDTALAAQNAATAAESLGYATCYTGGIRSTAAELVALLGLPPHTFPVFGLCIGTPDTEMPLKPRLPENTVYAENRYPEEQTLSDGLEQYERTMTAFGEAREKFPYREKFARHYSSSYAPENLFLLKKLGWLTQTAPGR
- a CDS encoding YdcH family protein, with the translated sequence MFPEYRDLISKLKQEDAHFARLFDEHNALDDKITGLTNNPVTEGLQEIEELKKQKLHLKDQLYAILLKADKAGK